A single Micromonospora luteifusca DNA region contains:
- a CDS encoding NUDIX hydrolase: MIRRPPEWTEPLLTRLGTARAEDFTRLTTPSEGGRESAVLVLLGEQPGAGPDVLVLQRAATLRNHAGQPAFPGGAADPEDADVRATALREANEEVGLDPTSVTVLAELPKLWIPVSDFVVTPVLAWWHDPHPVHPREPAEVAHVARLPVSELVDPANRLRVRHPSGWIGPAFSARGMLVWGFTAGVLATLLEMGGWAGPWRDDRVVELPPSGMTPAPSAGTDEVDETAVR; the protein is encoded by the coding sequence GTGATCCGTCGACCACCCGAGTGGACCGAGCCCTTGTTGACCCGGCTGGGCACCGCCCGCGCCGAGGACTTCACCCGGCTGACCACCCCGTCCGAGGGCGGTCGGGAGAGCGCCGTGCTGGTGCTGCTCGGTGAGCAACCCGGTGCCGGCCCGGACGTGCTGGTGCTGCAACGCGCCGCCACCCTGCGCAACCACGCCGGCCAGCCGGCCTTCCCCGGCGGTGCGGCCGACCCGGAGGACGCCGACGTCCGCGCCACCGCGCTGCGCGAGGCGAACGAGGAGGTCGGCCTCGACCCGACCAGCGTGACGGTGCTGGCCGAGTTGCCGAAGCTGTGGATCCCGGTCAGCGACTTCGTGGTCACGCCGGTGCTGGCCTGGTGGCACGATCCGCACCCGGTGCATCCCCGGGAGCCGGCCGAGGTGGCGCACGTCGCCCGGCTGCCGGTCAGCGAGCTGGTCGACCCGGCCAACCGGCTGCGGGTCCGCCACCCCAGCGGCTGGATCGGGCCGGCCTTCTCAGCGCGCGGGATGCTCGTCTGGGGCTTCACCGCCGGGGTGCTGGCCACTCTGCTGGAGATGGGGGGCTGGGCCGGCCCTTGGCGGGACGACCGGGTGGTCGAGCTGCCGCCATCCGGGATGACTCCGGCACCGTCGGCCGGCACCGACGAGGTCGACGAGACCGCAGTGCGCTGA
- a CDS encoding CapA family protein, with protein sequence MYSPASLVSRPRRRVALGLAALLATLLAAGCADSGGDAPVWQPGAGGGGTGAPVGTTDPKATEPAASEEGGAISLSATGDIIMGNAPSRLPAAGGKGFFTSITEALKADLVMGNLEEPLTVDTGTGKCGANSTRCYQFRAPPEYAAHLRDAGFDVLNQANNHGYDYGPKGYENTQKALEKYDLEHTGAPDQITVVDVKGVKVAVAGFSSYVWSNSLVDIDKAKTVIAKAATMADVVVVQVHMGGEGVAQTRVKPGTEMFLGENRGDPIKFSHAMIDAGADLIVGHGPHVLRGMEFYKGRLIAYSLGNFAGGGNSLNNDGRLGWGGVLKVSLKPDGTWVGGSFTSTYMNDAGKPTMDRDDRGLGLVTELSRSDFPKSGARLDGQGKISSPTGG encoded by the coding sequence ATGTATTCTCCCGCCTCCCTCGTGTCCCGCCCGCGCCGCCGTGTGGCCCTCGGCCTCGCCGCGCTGCTGGCCACCCTGCTCGCCGCCGGCTGTGCCGACTCCGGCGGTGACGCCCCCGTCTGGCAGCCCGGCGCCGGCGGCGGTGGCACCGGCGCGCCGGTGGGCACGACAGACCCGAAGGCGACCGAGCCAGCGGCCTCCGAGGAGGGCGGCGCGATCTCGCTCTCCGCCACCGGCGACATCATCATGGGCAACGCGCCGAGCCGGCTGCCCGCCGCCGGCGGCAAGGGCTTCTTCACCTCGATCACCGAGGCGCTCAAGGCCGACCTGGTGATGGGCAACCTGGAGGAGCCGCTGACCGTGGACACCGGCACCGGCAAGTGCGGGGCCAACTCCACCCGCTGCTACCAGTTCCGGGCCCCACCGGAGTACGCCGCACACCTGCGCGACGCCGGCTTCGACGTGCTCAACCAGGCCAACAACCACGGCTACGACTACGGGCCGAAGGGCTACGAGAACACCCAGAAGGCGCTGGAGAAGTACGACCTGGAGCACACGGGCGCGCCGGACCAGATCACCGTGGTCGACGTCAAGGGCGTCAAGGTCGCGGTGGCCGGCTTCTCGTCGTACGTCTGGTCGAACAGCCTGGTCGACATCGACAAGGCGAAGACGGTGATCGCCAAGGCCGCCACCATGGCCGATGTGGTCGTGGTGCAGGTGCACATGGGTGGCGAGGGTGTCGCCCAGACCCGGGTCAAGCCGGGCACGGAGATGTTCCTCGGTGAAAACCGGGGCGACCCGATCAAGTTCTCGCACGCCATGATCGACGCCGGCGCCGATCTGATCGTCGGGCACGGGCCGCACGTGCTGCGCGGCATGGAGTTCTACAAGGGCCGACTGATCGCGTACAGCCTGGGTAACTTCGCCGGCGGCGGCAACTCGCTGAACAACGACGGCCGCCTCGGCTGGGGTGGAGTGCTGAAGGTGTCGCTCAAGCCGGACGGCACCTGGGTCGGCGGCTCGTTCACCTCGACGTACATGAACGACGCCGGCAAGCCGACCATGGACCGGGACGACCGGGGTCTGGGTCTGGTCACCGAGCTGAGCCGCAGCGACTTCCCGAAGAGCGGTGCCCGGCTCGACGGGCAGGGCAAGATCTCGTCCCCGACCGGTGGTTGA
- a CDS encoding MarP family serine protease — translation MSVVDLALLLLMLVFAISGYRQGFVIGITSLTGFFLGLLLGLQLGPLFARQFVDAGTRVLISLVAIFGLAVIGQALAGWLGSHLRKTITSDVGKRIDDVGGAFVSLFAVLLLAWLVAVPLGSSSVPWLAASVRNSALITVVNRVLPERAHQLSTALEDTVDTDGFPDVFGGLAPTRARQVEPPDPALAGSPLVVSGQRSVVKVLGSAPSCSRRIEGSGFVYADDRVMTNAHVVAGTRSVAVELGGERYDGKVVVYDPDRDLAVLLVPGLPGPSLRFAAGNAGSGSDAIVLGFPLDGPYNAQSARVRDVDRIKGPDIYSAGDVTREIYTIRALVRSGNSGGPLLSANGLVLGVIFAAAADDPNTGFAVTAAEARPVALAGAERNRQVVTGECT, via the coding sequence GTGTCCGTCGTGGATCTCGCCCTCCTGTTGCTCATGCTCGTGTTCGCGATCAGCGGATACCGCCAGGGCTTCGTCATCGGCATCACGTCGCTGACCGGCTTCTTCCTGGGTCTGTTGCTGGGCCTCCAGCTCGGGCCGCTGTTCGCCCGGCAGTTCGTGGACGCCGGCACCCGGGTGTTGATCTCTCTGGTGGCGATCTTCGGGCTGGCCGTGATCGGGCAGGCGCTCGCCGGCTGGCTCGGCTCACACCTGCGCAAGACGATCACCAGCGACGTGGGCAAACGGATCGACGACGTCGGCGGGGCGTTCGTCTCGCTCTTCGCCGTGCTCCTGCTCGCCTGGCTGGTCGCCGTGCCGCTCGGTTCGTCCTCGGTGCCCTGGCTCGCCGCCTCGGTGCGCAACAGTGCGCTGATCACGGTGGTCAACCGGGTCCTGCCGGAGCGGGCTCACCAGCTGTCCACCGCACTGGAGGACACCGTCGACACCGACGGGTTCCCGGACGTCTTCGGTGGTCTCGCACCCACCCGCGCCCGGCAGGTCGAGCCACCCGACCCGGCGCTGGCCGGTTCGCCGCTCGTGGTCAGCGGCCAGCGGTCGGTCGTCAAGGTCCTCGGTTCCGCACCCAGTTGCTCGCGCCGAATCGAGGGTTCCGGCTTCGTGTACGCCGACGACCGGGTGATGACGAACGCGCACGTCGTCGCCGGCACCCGGTCGGTGGCGGTGGAGTTGGGTGGCGAACGGTACGACGGCAAGGTGGTGGTCTACGACCCGGACCGGGACCTGGCCGTGTTGCTCGTGCCCGGTTTGCCTGGTCCGTCCCTGCGGTTCGCCGCGGGTAACGCCGGCAGCGGCTCCGACGCCATCGTGCTCGGCTTCCCGCTCGACGGCCCCTACAACGCGCAGTCGGCGCGGGTCCGCGACGTCGACCGGATCAAAGGACCGGACATCTACTCCGCCGGCGACGTGACCCGGGAGATCTACACGATCCGAGCGCTGGTCCGCAGCGGCAACTCCGGTGGCCCGCTGCTCTCCGCCAACGGCCTGGTGCTCGGCGTGATCTTCGCGGCGGCGGCCGACGACCCGAACACCGGCTTCGCGGTGACCGCGGCCGAGGCCCGTCCGGTCGCGTTGGCCGGTGCCGAACGCAACCGGCAGGTCGTCACCGGCGAGTGCACCTGA
- a CDS encoding Crp/Fnr family transcriptional regulator — translation MDEVLARSGIFQGVDPEAAEALAKEMETIEVRKGEIVFNEGEPGDSLYILLSGKIKVGRRAADGRQNLIAVMGPSDMVGELSLFDPGPRTATATAVTDTRLVRLRKQALRPWLANRPEIAEQLLRVLARRLRRTNDSLADLIFTDVPGRVAKNLLQMAGRFGTRDGGVLRVTHDLTQEEIAQLVGASRETVNKALADFASRGWLRLDGKSIIILDPERLARRARV, via the coding sequence ATGGACGAGGTACTGGCCCGCAGCGGGATCTTCCAGGGTGTTGACCCGGAAGCTGCCGAGGCGCTTGCCAAGGAGATGGAGACGATCGAGGTCCGTAAGGGCGAGATCGTTTTCAATGAGGGCGAGCCCGGTGACAGCCTCTATATCCTGCTGTCCGGGAAGATCAAGGTTGGTCGCCGCGCTGCGGACGGCCGGCAGAACCTGATCGCGGTGATGGGGCCGTCGGACATGGTTGGTGAGCTGTCGCTCTTCGACCCTGGCCCGCGTACGGCGACCGCCACCGCGGTGACCGACACTCGGCTCGTACGTCTGCGCAAGCAGGCTCTGCGGCCATGGCTGGCCAACCGCCCGGAGATCGCCGAGCAGTTGCTCCGGGTGCTCGCCCGGCGGCTGCGCCGGACCAACGACTCGCTCGCCGACCTGATCTTCACGGACGTGCCGGGCCGGGTCGCGAAGAACCTGCTCCAGATGGCTGGCCGGTTCGGCACCCGCGACGGCGGCGTCCTGCGGGTGACCCACGACCTCACCCAGGAGGAGATCGCCCAGCTCGTCGGCGCCTCCCGGGAGACGGTCAACAAGGCACTGGCCGACTTCGCCTCGCGCGGCTGGCTGCGCCTGGACGGCAAGAGCATCATCATCCTGGACCCGGAGCGCCTGGCCCGTCGCGCCCGCGTCTGA
- a CDS encoding TIGR03084 family metal-binding protein, with protein MVDLSNLLTDLADESAQLDALVAPLPTADWARPTSAPGWSIGHQIAHLAWTDHVALLAATDPEAFYATVTAAPDPTRMVDAGAEEFLAPPAELLARWRAGRTALVDALAAVPAGGKLPWYGTRMSATSMATARIMETWAHGADVADALGVVRPDSDRLRHVAHLGVRTLGHGFAAHGRAAPTAPVRVELVGPGGDIWSWGPADAADRLTGPARDFCLLVTQRRHRADLALVATGPVADEWLDVAQAFAGPPGAGREPAGGDGVRA; from the coding sequence ATGGTCGACCTCAGCAACCTGCTCACCGACCTGGCCGACGAGTCCGCCCAACTGGACGCCCTGGTGGCCCCACTGCCCACCGCCGACTGGGCGAGGCCGACCTCCGCACCTGGCTGGAGCATCGGGCACCAGATCGCCCACCTCGCGTGGACCGACCACGTCGCGCTGCTGGCCGCGACCGATCCCGAGGCGTTCTACGCGACGGTCACCGCCGCACCGGACCCGACCCGAATGGTCGACGCCGGGGCCGAAGAGTTCCTCGCCCCGCCGGCCGAACTGCTCGCCCGCTGGCGGGCCGGCCGGACCGCGCTCGTCGACGCACTGGCCGCCGTTCCGGCCGGTGGGAAGCTGCCCTGGTACGGCACCCGGATGTCCGCCACCTCGATGGCGACCGCCCGGATCATGGAGACCTGGGCCCACGGCGCGGACGTGGCCGACGCACTCGGCGTCGTCCGCCCCGACAGCGACCGACTCCGGCACGTGGCGCACCTCGGTGTGCGTACCCTCGGGCACGGCTTCGCCGCGCACGGCCGGGCGGCACCGACGGCGCCGGTCCGGGTTGAGCTGGTCGGGCCCGGCGGCGACATCTGGAGCTGGGGCCCGGCGGACGCCGCCGACCGGCTCACCGGCCCGGCTCGGGACTTCTGCCTGCTGGTCACCCAGCGCCGACACCGCGCGGACCTCGCCCTGGTCGCCACCGGGCCGGTCGCCGACGAGTGGCTCGACGTGGCGCAGGCGTTCGCCGGCCCCCCGGGTGCCGGTCGCGAGCCGGCAGGCGGAGACGGAGTACGAGCATGA
- the nth gene encoding endonuclease III, protein MTDSPPGASETDLGRTRRARKIGRVLTETHPDAHCELDHSNALELAVATILSAQCTDKKVNEVTPKLFARYPSAAAYAGADRGEMEELIRPTGFYRNKTDSLLKLGQALLDRYDGNVPGRLADLVTLPGIGRKTANVILGNAFDVPGITVDTHFQRLVHRWRLTTETDPVKIEHAVGALYPKRDWTMLSHRIIFHGRRVCHARKPACGACTLAKLCPSYGTGPTEPAAAAKLLKGPRARDLAVAAGVDPELVPAQAIAAEVP, encoded by the coding sequence GTGACCGATAGTCCTCCCGGCGCCAGCGAGACCGACCTCGGGCGCACCCGCCGTGCCCGCAAGATCGGTCGGGTGCTGACCGAAACGCACCCCGACGCGCATTGTGAGCTGGACCATTCCAACGCCCTGGAGCTGGCCGTCGCCACCATTCTCTCCGCGCAATGCACGGACAAGAAGGTCAACGAGGTCACCCCCAAGCTCTTCGCCCGCTACCCGAGCGCCGCCGCGTACGCCGGGGCCGACCGGGGCGAGATGGAGGAGCTGATCCGGCCGACCGGCTTCTACCGCAACAAGACCGACTCACTGCTCAAGCTCGGCCAGGCGCTCCTCGACCGGTACGACGGCAACGTCCCCGGCCGGCTTGCCGACCTGGTGACGTTGCCCGGCATCGGTCGCAAGACCGCCAACGTGATCCTCGGCAACGCCTTCGACGTCCCGGGCATCACCGTCGACACGCACTTCCAGCGGCTGGTCCACCGGTGGCGGCTGACCACCGAGACCGACCCGGTCAAGATCGAGCACGCGGTCGGCGCTCTCTACCCGAAGCGCGACTGGACCATGCTGTCGCACCGGATCATCTTCCACGGGCGACGGGTCTGCCACGCCCGTAAGCCGGCCTGCGGGGCGTGCACACTCGCGAAGCTCTGCCCTTCGTACGGCACCGGCCCGACCGAGCCCGCCGCTGCCGCCAAGCTGCTCAAGGGCCCCCGGGCACGCGACCTCGCGGTGGCGGCCGGGGTCGACCCGGAGCTGGTGCCCGCACAGGCGATCGCCGCGGAGGTGCCGTGA
- a CDS encoding adenosylcobinamide amidohydrolase has protein sequence MLSEPILTSRAEDGRHIPLLVWRADVPLRAISSGPLGGGIGARRWVLNATVPMSYDRDDPAAHLAALAADLALDGSGVGLLTGVDVAEVVARTDTGVRAWATVGLGTPVLAAAHAPAALAERVGTVNIVVYVPARLADSALVNAVATATEAKTQAITELGLPGTGTPTDAVTVLCPVDGPEAAYGGPRSTWGAPLARAVHAAVLAGGTRAVVPWSEQLNG, from the coding sequence GTGCTGAGCGAGCCGATTCTGACCAGCCGCGCCGAGGATGGGCGGCACATTCCGCTGCTCGTCTGGCGCGCGGACGTTCCCCTGCGGGCGATCAGCAGCGGCCCGCTGGGCGGCGGTATCGGCGCTCGACGCTGGGTGCTGAACGCGACCGTACCCATGTCGTACGACCGGGACGACCCCGCCGCGCATCTGGCGGCACTCGCCGCCGACCTCGCCCTCGACGGGTCCGGGGTGGGTCTGCTGACCGGCGTCGATGTGGCCGAGGTGGTGGCGCGGACCGACACCGGCGTGCGGGCCTGGGCGACGGTCGGGCTCGGGACGCCGGTGCTCGCGGCCGCGCACGCTCCGGCCGCGCTCGCCGAGCGCGTCGGCACGGTCAACATCGTGGTGTACGTGCCCGCCCGGCTCGCCGACTCGGCACTGGTCAACGCCGTGGCCACGGCGACCGAGGCGAAGACCCAGGCGATCACCGAGCTGGGGTTGCCAGGGACCGGCACCCCGACCGACGCGGTCACCGTGCTCTGCCCGGTGGACGGGCCGGAAGCCGCGTACGGCGGGCCTCGCTCCACCTGGGGCGCACCGCTCGCCCGAGCGGTGCACGCCGCGGTGCTCGCCGGGGGCACCCGGGCGGTCGTGCCCTGGTCAGAGCAGCTCAACGGCTGA
- a CDS encoding metallophosphoesterase family protein, whose protein sequence is MVNSVAVLSDIHGVLPALEAVLAEPDVTAADLIVLTGDIAAGPQPVEVLDVLAGLGDRVCWVGGNCERELVEARAGKPASIEVSNWAAGQLRDDQVARLAALPATVTFNIDGLGPTLFCHATPRDDEEFVLVDSRMSRWAEVFAGLPAEVSTVVCGHTHMPFTRLVDRRLVVNPGSIGMPYGGAGAWWALLGPGVQLRRTAFDVDAACARVAAESTFPDAAAWADEYLRSQHSDADALAVFGPRDGR, encoded by the coding sequence ATGGTGAACAGCGTTGCGGTCCTCTCCGACATCCACGGCGTACTCCCCGCTCTGGAGGCCGTGTTGGCCGAGCCGGACGTCACCGCCGCCGACCTGATCGTGCTGACCGGCGACATCGCGGCCGGCCCGCAGCCGGTCGAGGTGCTGGACGTGCTCGCCGGCCTCGGTGACCGGGTCTGCTGGGTGGGCGGCAACTGCGAGCGGGAGCTGGTCGAGGCGCGGGCCGGCAAGCCGGCGTCGATCGAGGTGTCGAACTGGGCCGCCGGGCAGCTCCGCGACGACCAGGTGGCCCGCCTCGCGGCCCTGCCGGCGACGGTGACATTCAATATCGACGGCCTCGGGCCGACGCTGTTCTGTCACGCGACCCCCCGTGACGACGAGGAGTTCGTGCTCGTCGACTCCCGGATGTCGCGCTGGGCGGAAGTGTTCGCGGGCCTCCCGGCCGAGGTCTCGACGGTGGTCTGCGGCCACACCCACATGCCCTTCACCCGGCTGGTCGATCGACGTCTGGTGGTCAACCCGGGCAGCATCGGCATGCCGTACGGCGGCGCGGGCGCGTGGTGGGCACTGCTCGGGCCGGGCGTCCAGCTGCGCCGCACCGCCTTCGACGTGGACGCGGCGTGCGCCCGGGTGGCGGCGGAGTCCACCTTCCCGGATGCCGCCGCGTGGGCCGACGAGTACCTGCGCTCCCAGCACAGCGACGCCGACGCGCTGGCCGTGTTCGGCCCTCGCGACGGCCGCTGA
- a CDS encoding TetR/AcrR family transcriptional regulator encodes MPTASTRVPQQERSRATQTRLLEATVDCLIEHGWSGTTTTVVAARAGVSRGAQLHHYPTKAALVTAAVAHLAERRAAELRTEAEALPAGPQRLDRVVDLLAVAFTGPLFVAALELWVAARTDRELRDALVPLEATVGREMHRLTVALLGVDERRPGVREAVQATLDLLRGLGVANLLSDDSARRTALLTTWKRQLATLLTP; translated from the coding sequence GTGCCGACCGCATCGACGCGCGTCCCTCAGCAGGAGCGCAGCCGCGCCACCCAGACCCGGCTGCTGGAGGCGACCGTCGACTGCCTGATCGAGCACGGCTGGTCCGGCACCACGACCACCGTCGTCGCCGCACGGGCCGGTGTCTCCCGCGGCGCTCAACTGCACCATTACCCGACGAAGGCGGCACTGGTGACGGCCGCCGTGGCCCATCTGGCCGAGCGGCGGGCCGCCGAGTTGCGCACCGAGGCCGAGGCCCTGCCGGCTGGCCCACAGCGGTTGGACCGGGTTGTCGATCTGCTCGCCGTGGCGTTCACCGGGCCGCTGTTCGTGGCCGCGTTGGAGCTCTGGGTCGCCGCCCGCACCGATCGGGAGCTTCGGGACGCCCTGGTGCCGCTGGAGGCGACCGTCGGCCGGGAGATGCACCGGCTCACCGTTGCCCTGCTCGGCGTCGACGAGCGTCGACCCGGTGTCCGCGAAGCGGTGCAGGCCACCCTCGACCTGCTCCGCGGGCTCGGGGTGGCCAACCTGCTCAGCGACGACTCCGCACGCCGTACGGCCCTGTTGACCACCTGGAAGCGCCAGCTCGCCACCCTGCTCACGCCCTGA
- a CDS encoding acyclic terpene utilization AtuA family protein, whose translation MIRIGNASGFYGDRFTAWREMLDGGELDVLTGDYLAELTMLILARDRLRDPDLGYAKTFLRQLETCLGTALDRGVRIVTNAGGLNPAGLAAAIDKLANRLGLPARVGYVEGDTIQRPDALSANAYLGAFGIAACLDGGADVVVTGRVTDASLVVGPAIARYGWGRDDLDELAGATVAGHLIECGAQVTGGNFSFFTELPDGGHRPGFPIAEVHADGSTVLTKHVGTGGAVTVETVTAQLLYEIGGPAYLGPDVVARLDTVTLRADGPDRVQVSGVRGTPPPATLKVGVNNLGGFRNSMTFVLCGLDIEAKAALVRGQVEQAVGKDGLEFVLARTDHPDAADTEAASALLHVHLRDGDKARAGRAFSAAAVELALASYPGCTLTTLPGDATPYGVFTADAIPQDAVAHVAVLPRGERVPIAPPLRTASAPTAAAAAETVSGGEAAVDGPTRRGALGELVGARSGDKGGDANLGVWARTEAGYAWLRAWLTVERLAELLPETAPLTVRRYELPNLRAVNFVIEGLLGAGVAASTRFDPQAKALGELLRARIVDLPADVPPGPDPRSRTEVTP comes from the coding sequence ATGATCCGCATCGGCAACGCCTCCGGTTTCTACGGCGACCGGTTCACCGCCTGGCGGGAGATGCTCGACGGCGGCGAGTTGGATGTGCTGACCGGCGACTACCTGGCCGAGTTGACGATGCTGATCCTCGCCCGGGATCGGCTGCGCGACCCCGACCTGGGCTACGCGAAGACGTTCCTGCGTCAACTGGAGACGTGCCTCGGCACCGCCCTCGACCGGGGAGTGCGGATCGTGACCAACGCCGGCGGGTTGAACCCGGCCGGCCTGGCCGCCGCCATCGACAAGCTCGCCAACCGGCTCGGCCTGCCAGCCCGGGTGGGGTACGTCGAGGGCGACACGATCCAGCGGCCGGACGCGTTGAGCGCGAACGCCTACCTCGGCGCGTTCGGGATCGCCGCCTGTCTCGACGGCGGTGCGGACGTGGTGGTCACCGGCCGGGTCACCGACGCCTCGCTGGTGGTCGGCCCGGCCATCGCCCGGTACGGGTGGGGCCGCGACGACCTCGACGAGCTGGCCGGGGCGACCGTCGCGGGGCACCTGATCGAGTGCGGTGCACAGGTCACCGGCGGCAACTTCAGCTTCTTCACCGAACTGCCCGACGGCGGGCACCGGCCCGGTTTCCCGATCGCCGAGGTGCACGCCGATGGTTCAACGGTGCTCACCAAGCACGTGGGCACCGGCGGCGCGGTCACCGTGGAGACGGTCACCGCCCAACTGCTCTACGAGATCGGTGGGCCGGCGTACCTGGGGCCGGACGTGGTCGCCCGACTGGACACGGTGACGTTGCGGGCCGACGGGCCGGACCGGGTCCAGGTCTCCGGGGTCCGCGGTACGCCACCGCCGGCCACGCTCAAGGTGGGCGTCAACAACCTCGGCGGCTTCCGCAACTCGATGACGTTCGTCCTCTGTGGTCTGGACATCGAGGCGAAGGCCGCTCTGGTCCGGGGGCAGGTCGAGCAGGCGGTGGGCAAGGACGGGCTGGAGTTCGTGCTGGCCCGGACCGACCACCCCGATGCCGCCGACACCGAGGCGGCCAGCGCCCTGCTCCACGTCCACCTTCGCGACGGCGACAAGGCGCGAGCCGGGCGGGCCTTCTCGGCGGCGGCGGTGGAGTTGGCGCTGGCGTCGTACCCGGGGTGCACGCTGACCACCCTGCCGGGCGACGCGACCCCGTACGGTGTCTTCACCGCCGACGCGATACCGCAGGACGCGGTGGCGCACGTCGCGGTGCTGCCGCGCGGCGAGCGGGTGCCGATCGCCCCGCCGCTCCGCACCGCCTCCGCCCCCACAGCAGCCGCCGCCGCCGAGACAGTTTCGGGTGGCGAAGCGGCGGTCGACGGCCCGACCCGACGCGGAGCGCTCGGCGAGTTGGTCGGCGCGCGCTCGGGGGACAAGGGTGGGGATGCCAACCTGGGTGTCTGGGCACGAACCGAAGCCGGGTACGCGTGGCTGCGCGCCTGGTTGACCGTCGAGCGGCTGGCCGAGCTGTTGCCGGAGACCGCGCCGCTGACGGTGCGGCGCTACGAACTGCCGAACCTGCGCGCGGTCAACTTCGTGATCGAGGGCCTGCTCGGGGCAGGGGTGGCCGCGTCAACCCGGTTCGACCCGCAGGCCAAGGCGCTCGGCGAGTTGCTGCGCGCCCGGATCGTCGACCTGCCGGCTGACGTGCCACCGGGGCCAGACCCGCGGTCGCGAACAGAGGTGACGCCGTGA
- a CDS encoding TlpA family protein disulfide reductase, with the protein MNRCLALLVLPLLLVVGGCTAGKADDEPAPRPAAAERPSPFRDCSTLGAAPTAATTAPTTTGTTAAAGGQTLPELTLSCFTGGAPVALRDLAGPAVINVWASWCGPCRKELPAFQRLSERTAGQLQVVGVNTRDSRGGAQSIGEDFGVRFPILVDQGDALQRELKRNAFPLTLFVDADGRIRHIDATGALDDAQLVKLVRQHLGLAVPA; encoded by the coding sequence GTGAACCGCTGCCTCGCCCTGCTCGTCCTGCCGCTGCTGCTGGTCGTCGGCGGCTGCACCGCGGGCAAGGCTGACGACGAGCCGGCCCCCCGGCCGGCCGCCGCTGAGCGGCCGTCGCCGTTCCGGGACTGTTCCACGCTCGGCGCCGCGCCCACGGCCGCGACGACGGCCCCCACCACGACCGGTACGACGGCCGCCGCCGGTGGGCAGACGCTGCCGGAGCTGACGCTGTCCTGCTTCACCGGCGGCGCCCCCGTCGCTCTGCGGGACCTGGCCGGGCCGGCCGTGATCAACGTCTGGGCGTCCTGGTGCGGGCCGTGCCGTAAGGAACTGCCCGCCTTCCAACGGCTGAGCGAACGGACCGCCGGCCAACTCCAGGTGGTCGGGGTGAACACCCGCGACAGCCGGGGCGGTGCCCAGTCCATCGGCGAGGACTTCGGCGTACGGTTCCCGATCCTGGTCGACCAGGGCGACGCGCTGCAACGGGAGCTGAAGCGCAACGCCTTCCCGCTCACCCTCTTCGTCGACGCCGACGGTCGGATCCGGCACATCGACGCCACCGGCGCGCTCGACGACGCCCAGCTCGTGAAGCTGGTCCGCCAACACCTCGGCCTGGCGGTGCCGGCGTGA